The Streptosporangiales bacterium DNA segment CGGCCTGCGGTTCGTCGTTTACGGCCACTCAGTCGAGATCGAACTCGTTGCCCTCGATGTCCTGCATCACGAGGCACGACTCGTCGTCGCCATCGGCAGGCAGTAGTCGCACGCGTACCGCGCCGAGCGCGACCAGTCGTGCGCATTCGGCCTCAAGTGCGGCCAGGCGCTCTTCACCCAC contains these protein-coding regions:
- a CDS encoding VOC family protein — its product is VGEERLAALEAECARLVALGAVRVRLLPADGDDESCLVMQDIEGNEFDLD